Proteins encoded within one genomic window of Aspergillus nidulans FGSC A4 chromosome VII:
- the cpcC gene encoding serine/threonine-protein kinase gcn2 (transcript_id=CADANIAT00008933): protein MPHHHKKKTNVLKNSSPKVEKTRVFPDSRPIELPVVAPTNYQEIHQEEVEALRSIYGDDFEDVQQRRSAWHRSSEVSFRLHLRAPSNADVRLDLLVELPATYPKTCPNITAENLEDLRQGAQSRIRDVLQNKPRALLGSEMIYELADSIQEILEDAAEAQAHDQDIPSLEEERMVQEAAAIERAERAKEEELRKQQAASAKEELELKQLVQDAINKRTKALSRRKSRSSGLEAAGDTEGMARVPGAITFDPPLVITDADEGPLVFRAVYGKTLLKRVHGASTFIVRPVVPESRPCAPLLVLKELSINEKGADALAFREQMRLSEDKLESLKRLRHQNLVDFYGFKIQTPLYSGHSEDSTWTVFALVEHANKGSLSEFLDIVGTVPVEMIRSWTIQLLEALEYYHRHGFVHGNIHCGRVLLFRNTTGGTIVKLLSSIEEALPDAAGNKRLLMASKSPFWFPPELTQGNSSPTMKTDVWDLGIVFLQMAFGKDVLQRYTSANALADNLELSPPLHDLLQEFFRPSPKKRPTAFQLQPSEFFRVDSPLIMRTSASSSMSLSRRPRFESFSGGLPSFSRYHQDFDEAGRLGKGGFGEVVKARNKLDGRFYAVKKISHKSAAALKDTLSEIMLLSRLNHPYVVRYFTAWLEEDCDQSDEEAISFTDGYSVGSRRSEEFEYSTTGGLDFISSSGYPNIEFVPDSDEEDAGTISTREKGSSPETFGTESGTGKELSRVRSGSHGRPMLTALYIQMEYCEKHTLRDLIKNGLYDDVDRSWRLFRQILDGLTHIHSNGIIHRDLKPDNIFIDAASNPRIGDFGLATSGQFTTAVRSSAAADFGGNLTRSLGTTYYVAPEMKSGFAGHYNEKVDDSEKVVQGEIIKSLLSHDPAERPSASELLHSGQIPLQVEEETFRRAIMHLLSDPSSPDYKKILSAIFSQSPKKVEDIAWDMHSRAPPAANELLMHGLVKERLTSIFRKHGAVETTRQMLFPKSQHYNSGDVRLLDASGNMLQLPFDLTLPNARAIPRQDPSLEKTFAFGTVYRDTPHGGEPRTHKEVDFDIVSRNTLDLALKEAEVIKVLDEIIEEFPPLKASAMCFLINHSDLLQLVMEFCRIKPSQIPLVKEVISRLNVGKYSMQKIRSELRSPTIGVASTSLDELARFDFRDSPKQTQKRLRAIMEGTEFAERLTPIFARINSLVTFLQGFKIKRKFFICPLSSLNEKFFRGSILFQCIFDGKRRDVFAAGGRYDSLVQDFRSGVTTNRVQPHAVGFNLSWDRLSSAMIDYVKAPTKASLKHPETDVGAFWKTRRCDVLVASFDPTILREMGVQLTQDLWSNSISAELAVDASSLEELLTKYKEHNHSWIVIAKQDSKERGFKVRCLVPKEELDIRGSELIPWLRSEIRARNQREGAPENPRFARLPSQSEVNTPANDRSNDVRILVSQHRSKKTNRRNIVEQALTRAREVVENALNGPIAAIDTRDDLLEAIRDTRLSDPDSWRAVIQNAPLTERKYLQQVYDLLAEFASESHGDSADYPGNAFIYNFRTGSCLYYDLGSANER, encoded by the exons ATGCCTCACCATcacaagaagaagacaaatgTCCTCAAGAACTCCTCTCCAAAGGTGGAGAAAACGCGAGTTTTCCCGGATTCAAGACCTATTGAACTGCCAGTAGTGGCTCCGACAAATTACCAAGAAATACAccaggaggaagttgaggcTCTTCGCTCAATTTATGGCGACGACTTTGAAGATGTGCAACAACGGCGGTCTGCGTGGCAT CGCTCGTCGGAAGTTTCTTTTAGACTTCATTTGCGAGCACCTTCCAATGCCGATGTTCGCTTAGACTTGCTCGTCGAGCTGCCAGCCACTTACCCCAAGACGTGCCCAAATATAACCGCAGAGAATCTGGAAGACCTCCGACAAGGCGCCCAGTCGAGAATACGCGATGTCCTACAAAATAAGCCCAGGGCCCTCCTGGGATCCGAGATGATATATGAGTTGGCGGATTCGATCCAGGAAATCCTAGAGGATGCTGCGGAAGCTCAGGCCCATGATCAGGATATTCCCAGTTTAGAGGAGGAACGGATGGTACAAGAAGCAGCCGCAATCGAACGAGCGGAGCgtgcaaaagaagaagagctccGAAAGCAacaagcagcttcagcaaaGGAGGAACTAGAGCTCAAGCAACTGGTACAGGATGCTATCAATAAGCGTACGAAAGCACTGTCACGCCGGAAAAGCAGATCGTCCGGGCTGGAAGCAGCTGGCGACACTGAGGGGATGGCCCGTGTACCAGGAGCAATTACCTTTGATCCGCCGTTGGTCATAACGGACGCAGACGAGGGTCCATTAGTGTTCCGAGCGGTATATGGCAAGACCTTGTTGAAACGTGTACATGGAGCGAGTACATTTATAGTGAGGCCTGTGGTTCCAGAGAGCCGACCCTGTGCCCCTCTCCTAGTCTTGAAGGAGCTGTCAATCAATGAAAAGGGAGCTGACGCCCTAGCCTTCCGTGAGCAAATGCGGCTGAGCGAGGACAAGCTTGAAAGTCTTAAGAGGCTTCGGCACCAAAATCTAGTTGACTTTTATGGCTTCAAGATCCAGACGCCCCTGTACTCCGGCCACTCGGAAGACAGTACTTGGACAGTATTCGCTTTGGTTGAGCATGCGAACAAGGGCTCGCTGTCCGAGTTTCTGGACATAGTTGGTACGGTACCGGTTGAAATGATTCGTAGCTGGACTATACAGCTTCTTGAAGCACTCGAATACTATCATCGACATGGCTTTGTCCACGGAAACATCCATTGTGGGCGTGTTCTGCTGTTCAGGAATACCACGGGTGGTACAATTGTGAAGCTGCTCTCGAGTATTGAAGAAGCTCTACCAGACGCAGCTGGAAACAAACGGCTTCTCATGGCATCCAAATCTCCCTTTTGGTTTCCACCGGAGCTAACTCAAGGGAACTCTTCTCCAACGATGAAGACTGATGTTTGGGACCTCGGAATAGTATTCCTCCAAATGGCCTTCGGAAAAGACGTGCTTCAACGATATACTTCGGCCAATGCACTCGCGGACAACCTTGAGTTGTCGCCCCCGCTGCATGATTTGCTACAGGAGTTCTTTAGGCCAAGCCCAAAAAAGAGACCCACAGCATTTCAGTTGCAGCCCTCGGAGTTCTTTCGTGTCGACAGTCCTTTGATCATGCGGACGAGCGCCTCGAGTTCCATGTCATTATCGCGGCGTCCGCGCTTTGAATCCTTTAGCGGCGGCCTCCCTTCATTTTCACGCTATCACCAGGATTTCGACGAAGCTGGACGCTTAGGTAAAGGTGGCTTTGGTGAGGTTGTCAAAGCACGCAACAAGCTCGACGGTCGTTTTTATGCTGTCAAGAAAATCTCACATAAATCCGCCGCTGCATTGAAAGATACTTTATCAGAAATCATGCTGTTGTCGCGCCTGAATCACCCATATGTGGTACGCTACTTCACCGCTTGGCTTGAGGAGGATTGTGATCAGAGTGACGAGGAAGCAATCTCATTCACAGACGGGTATTCCGTTGGTAGCAGACGTTCGGAGGAATTCGAGTACAGTACTACAGGCGGTCTTGATTTCATTAGTTCGAGCGGCTACCCAAACATAGAGTTTGTGCCGGACagtgatgaagaggacgcCGGAACGATATCTACTAGAGAAAAGGGCTCATCGCCTGAAACCTTTGGCACCGAGAGTGGCACGGGCAAAGAACTTAGCCGCGTCAGGTCGGGCTCGCATGGCCGGCCAATGCTCACTGCGCTATACATTCAGATGGAGTACTGCGAGAAACAC ACGCTTCGAGATCTTATAAAAAATGGCCTCTATGACGATGTCGACAGATCCTGGCGTTTGTTCCGCCAGATCCTCGATGGATTGACTCATATTCACAGTAATGGCATTATCCACCGCGACCTCAAGCCCGACAATATATTCATAGATGCAGCTAGCAATCCGCGTATTGGAGATTTTGGTCTAGCCACGAGCGGCCAGTTCACAACCGCTGTACGCTCCTCCGCAGCGGCAGATTTCGGAGGCAACCTCACTCGAAGCCTGGGTACAACTTATTACGTGGCACCAGAAATGAAATCCGGTTTCGCGGGACACTACAATGAGAAGGTCGAT GATTCCGAGAAAGTAGTTCAGGGGGAGATCATCAAGTCGCTTCTAAGTCATGATCCAGCCGAACGACCATCTGCGTCAGAATTGCTCCATAGCGGTCAGATTCCACTTcaggtcgaggaggagactTTCAGACGCGCAATCATGCATCTGCTCTCTGATCCTAGCTCTCCCGACTACAAGAAGATCCTCTCCGCTATATTTTCTCAATCTCCAAAAAAGGTCGAGGATATTGCCTGGGACATGCATTCACGTGCCCCACCGGCAGCGAACGAGCTTCTCATGCACGGTCTTGTCAAAGAAAGGCTTACATCGATCTTCCGCAAGCACGGTGCCGTGGAGACTACAAGACAGATGCTGTTTCCGAAATCCCAACATTACAACAGCGGCGACGTAAGGCTTCTGGACGCATCTGGTAATATGCTTCAATTACCCTTCGATCTAACGCTCCCGAACGCACGTGCAATTCCCCGGCAAGACCCTTCACTCGAAAAGACCTTTGCTTTTGGTACTGTCTACAGGGATACACCTCACGGTGGTGAACCAAGAACTCATAAAGAAGTGGATTTCGACATTGTGTCTCGCAATACCTTAGACCTGGCCTTAAAGGAAGCAGAGGTGATTAAAGTTCTTGACGAGATCATTGAAGAATTTCCACCATTGAAGGCCAGCGCTATGTGTTTCCTGATAAACCATTCGGACTTGCTTCAGCTAGTTATGGAGTTTTGCCGCATCAAACCTTCCCAGATTCCCTTGGTTAAGGAGGTTATCAGTAGGCTGAATGTCGGCAAATATTCCATGCAAAAGATTCGAAGTGAACTTCGCTCACCCACAATTGGGGTTGCTTCCACCTCGCTAGACGAACTTGCCAGGTTTGATTTTAGAG ACTCGCCCAAGCAAACGCAAAAGCGCTTACGGGCAATAATGGAAGGCACTGAGTTCGCCGAGCGATTAACGCCAATATTTGCAAGAATCAATTCCCTAGTTACTTTCTTGCAGGGCTTTAAGATCAAGCGGAAATTCTTTATCTGTCCTCTAAGTAGTTTGAACGAAAAGTTCTTTCGAGGGAGCATACTCTTCCAATGCATATTTGACGGCAAACGACGCGATGTCTTTGCAGCCGGTGGTCGTTATGACTCCTTGGTGCAGGATTTCCGCTCAGGCGTCACGACAAACCGTGTTCAGCCTCATGCAGTAGGCTTTAATCTAAGTTGGGACAGGCTCAGTTCTGCGATGATCGACTACGTCAAAGCTCCGACTAAGGCATCCCTTAAGCATCCGGAAACCGACGTTGGGGCGTtctggaagacgagaagg TGTGATGTACTTGTGGCTAGCTTTGACCCAACAATCCTACGCGAGATGGGTGTGCAGTTGACTCAAGATCTCTGGTCCAACAGTATTAGTGCCGAATTGGCAGTGGATGCATCCTCTTTAGAAGAGCTTCTTACGAAGTACAAAGAACACAATCATAGCTGGATTGTCATTGCAAAGCAGGACAGCAAAGAGCGAGGTTTCAAAGTCAGGTGTCTTGTGCCGAAGGAAGAATTAGATATACGCGGCTCTGAGCTTATACCTTGGCTTCGAAGCGAGATACGTGCGCGGAACCAACGGGAGGGAGCTCCAGAGAATCCGCGGTTTGCTCGGCTCCCAAGTCAGTCTGAAGTGAACACGCCTGCAAACGATCGATCCAATGATGTGCGCATTCTCGTATCACAACATAGAAGCAAAAAGACAAACCGGAGGAATATTGTCGAGCAAG CTCTTACCCGCGCGCGAGAGGTTGTCGAAAATGCTTTGAACGGTCCAATTGCAGCCATCGATACTCGAGACGATTTGCTTGAAGCCATAAGGGATACCCGCCTGTCTGACCCGGACAGCTGGCGCGCGGTCATACAAAACGCGCCTCTCACCGAGCGCAAGTACCTGCAACAAGTCTACGATCTGCTTGCTGAATTTGCGAGTGAAAGCCATGGGGATAGCGCCGATTATCCCGGGAATGCTTTCATCTACAACTTCAGAACGGGTTCGTGTTTGTATTACGATCTAGGGAGTGCCAACGAACGATGA
- a CDS encoding uncharacterized protein (transcript_id=CADANIAT00008934) — MLGWMGGQTERATDDSKVMEPPETPAPIFALRAFQSALFGTPKADDEDNTSVHLKSKGEAHNQQLNKNNSLPRLIERNGDSSKTDSGEIDLAVNAMASPTKSILMTPGTVSNRRKTVSFGEGVIDNERKRDDVSTKPVKTPIPATGIISSQWASSSSEGKRSKLTQALLDSRENPSRTSEKSSQKPDETRSSKGTANPDAAPAQGNDNEDTINMNEPRSRSGKYWKAEFDSYRSKTALEIRRLIQYRSAAKTYAKKKDEEACRLAAKLKEEELRVEEMERHVTQLASTMVAENTRADKEQLVQDLTKQTALALQYKHKVSLLRKTLEQHGVVGSDIDEIAGASEPSVAPRETSEALQKSQQALAEANAKIEDMKRQQSDFEKLKGLALSSEQKASDLAKENASLKYTLARFKQEASKYEGRRKEREARLKSRESKLETRIQEYRDRLKSATQQHRKQEEELKLSFDQERRQMQEQIDMLKTKLRAFESATELRARARPESRIDYDGIHTYDFGATSPQKDALDETGETDQPPSPSPRGKDRPPLSLGTDLTDSDLRQAMKEMGIEDIDEKFNNLGISPLRSFKPPRYRDDTDILPPSSPPDFGTWAASNQRRNPETRNSHLLYVPRQSSDDSHKVQTNRLQSRRAATKYAPDHSSSGPDTHQMDRARRRQTVAAAATTSQRDSLSLDRKMAAQARLRRRDDSRKLIRDDGKENMRTTVRA; from the exons ATGCTTGGATGGATGGGTGGTCAAACTGAACGCGCTACAG ACGACTCCAAGGTTATGGAGCCCCCGGAAACTCCTGCGCCTATTTTTGCACTTCGCGCGTTTCAGAGCGCGTTGTTCGGAACCCCCAAAgccgacgatgaagacaatACCAGCGTTCACTTGAAATCCAAGGGGGAGGCCCACAACCAACAGTTAAACAAGAACAACTCCTTGCCAAGGCTGATTGAGCGAAATGGAGACAGTTCAAAAACCGATTCAGGTGAAATCGATCTGGCTGTGAACGCGATGGCATCCCCGACTAAAAGCATCCTCATGACACCCGGCACCGTGTCAAATCGACGGAAGACAGTTTCTTTTGGAGAAGGCGTGATCGACAATGAACGCAAGCGCGATGATGTCTCAACCAAACCGGTGAAGACCCCAATACCCGCTACGGGAATTATCAGCAGTCAGTGGGCATCGAGCTCGTCGGAAGGAAAGCGAAGCAAACTCACCCAGGCGCTACTGGACTCACGCGAAAACCCTTCTAGAACATCTGAGAAATCCTCTCAAAAGCCGGATGAGACTCGCTCCTCAAAAGGTACTGCTAATCCTGACGCAGCGCCCGCTCAAGGAAATGACAATGAAGATACGATCAACATGAACGAGCCACGCTCTCGGTCCGGCAAATACTGGAAGGCAGAGTTTGACAGCTACCGGTCAAAAACAGCTTTGGAGATAAGGAGGCTGATCCAGTATCGCTCGGCCGCCAAAACGtacgcgaagaagaaggatgaagaggcctgCCGCCTAGCTGCAAagctgaaagaagaagaactcaGGGTTGAGGAAATGGAACGCCATGTGACGCAACTTGCCTCCACTATGGTTGCGGAGAACACACGGGCAGATAAAGAGCAACTTGTCCAAGATTTGACGAAGCAGACAGCCCTGGCGCTACAATATAAGCACAAGGTCAGCTTGTTACGTAAGACCTTGGAACAGCACGGCGTTGTCGGCAGCGACATCGACGAAATTGCAGGAGCATCAGAACCTAGCGTTGCCCCCAGAGAGACGTCGGAAGCTTTACAGAAATCCCAGCAGGCGTTAGCAGAGGCGAACGCCAAAATTGAGGACATGAAGCGGCAGCAGTCAGACTTTGAAAAACTCAAAGGACTTGCTCTGAGCTCCGAACAGAAAGCCTCTGACTTGGCGAAGGAGAACGCGTCTCTCAAATACACACTTGCGCGGTTTAAGCAGGAAGCATCAAAATATGAAGGCCGACGCAAAGAGAGGGAAGCGAGGCTGAAGTCGCGGGAGTCCAAGCTGGAGACGCGGATTCAGGAGTATCGTGACAGGCTAAAGTCAGCAACTCAGCAGCATcgaaagcaggaagaagagttAAAGCTATCATTTGACCAAGAGCGCCGCCAGATGCAGGAACAGATTGATATGCTGAAAACGAAACTACGAGCTTTCGAGAGCGCGACAGAGCTCAGGGCGCGAGCTCGCCCAGAGAGCCGCATAGATTATGATGGGATTCATACTTATGACTTTGGCGCTACCAGTCCCCAAAAAGATGCCCTTGACGAAACCGGTGAAACTGACCAACCACCCAGTCCAAGTCCGCGGGGCAAGGATCGCCCTCCGTTGAGTCTAGGGACCGATCTGACAGACTCGGATCTGAGACAGGCGATGAAGGAAATGGGCattgaagatattgatgaaaAATTCAATAATCTGGGAATATCTCCTCTAAGGTCATTCAAGCCTCCTCGTTATCGAGACGACACCGATATTCTcccgccgtcttcgccgcctGATTTTGGGACGTGGGCCGCTTCAAACCAACGGCGTAATCCAGAAACCCGTAACTCGCATCTACTCTACGTACCACGTCAATCTTCAGATGATAGTCACAAGGTCCAAACCAATCGCCTCCAGTCCCGACGCGCAGCTACGAAATATGCTCCCGACCACTCGTCCTCAGGACCGGATACACATCAAATGGACCGCGCACGGAGACGGCaaactgttgctgctgccgctaCTACTTCACAGCGAGATTCATTGTCGTTGGACCGAAAGATGGCTGCCCAGGCGCGCCTCAGACGAAGGGATGACTCCCGCAAACTAATTAGAGATGATGGCAAGGAGAACATGCGGACAACAGTGAGAGCTTAa